The DNA window CCTCACCTGGTGAGCAATAAACCACCTCGATCCACACCATCTACGGGCGGTAAACCACCTCGATACCCACAGACATTTTCAATTGGAAAACAGCACACACGTGGGCGGTAAATAACCACGATCCCTACAAAACAATTTCTTATCAAATCTGGTGGGCGGTAAATAACCACAATCCCCACAAAACAATTCTATatcaaattcattctcatcatcattcaattcattcaacaatTATCATCATCACACCTCCCATTCTGTTCATCAATAATTCACACTCAATACATAATTCTCTTCTTaactaaataaaactcaaaatataATACTTTTCTTGATAAATTGAAACTCCAAcataatacttttcttaataGATCAAGTTCCAAAATATAATGCATTTCTTTTATAAATCGAagtcaaataatataattcttttatcCATATTTGTCTAAATAATATTTCAAACCAAATctccaatttttataaaaatttcggcaACATCTCCTTTAAAATTCGGACTTTGCCATCCTTCTCGGATCCCAACTAAACCACCTTTCaaacttttttcaaattatttccaATAAGccaaaccaattacaatatcaaaatcattttcaactctcaattcattcattatccaatatatatatacataactcAATCAATCCTCAATCTTTCATCATCAATACTCACATTCATCAATAATCATTCATCAACTCCCATCAACAACTTTAATTAACATAATTCCTACAACCAACTCAACAAAATCATCATTCATATACCCATTCGCAATATAATTCCATATTTCCATCAAGGTTACTAGCATTAACATATTTCCACATTTCCAACCTATCCTATGATCATCTAGCctatattttcacaaaatattatatattatctacgagaaatcaaaatcataccttggctgatTTCTTCCTAAACTTGGAACACTTCAAAAACCTCTCATTTCACAAGTTTTAAGCTTTCAAACATTAATTTCTCAAGTTTAATCACCCGAATTTCATTCAAAAAACCGCCCAATTGAACTCCAAATCAACAAGAACACAATCTAATTCACACAatatcactataatcatcaTAGGGTTCACTAATTGAATAATTCACAAAGATTCAACTGTTTCTTACCTTACCCATGGATGAAATAGACAAAGTCCAACACTATCCAACTGGTTTGGTCCGTTGGCCTGTTTTTAggccaaaatttttaaaattagtgttaaaatttgtattttaattatttcttccattctaaactattaaatttaattttctaattttttaaataataattaatttattgactaattatttattaattttgcagATTTTACAGGTATGACAGCAGTTGAGGTGATGATAAGGGTGGACCTGGAGGTGGTGGCAGAGGCGATGATAGTGGGGGCAGTGGAGGTGATTTAGGGTTTGGATCTAATGCCGATGGAGGTGATGGGGTttatggaggtggtggtggaggtggtGGAGATCACGAGAATGTCAGGCTGAGAAGTGACGTGTTGCCATAAATGAGACAAGGAAAAAGACCATGACTCCATATTTTCACCCTCCACTAGGATAAATGCGATAGGAACGATATTAAAATTTCCATCTTGAGCTATCACAACCAACAAAGTTTTCCCATATTTGTCGTACAAATAGATGATGTCAATACTAGCCAACGGCTTACAATACTTGAATGCCTCGACGCACGgtgaaaataacataaaagtcGGTGAAAAATTGCTGACTCTCATCAACCTGGTCTCCAACTCGCACAGAACTCGTCTTCAGGACTGCGACACTACCTGACATTGTTATCTGCACACCAAGCACCTATTTTGGGAGCTCATTGTAGGCTTCCTCCCAATCTCTATATATTTGCACGACGACCTTCTGCTTAGCCAACCACGCCCTCCTTTACATAAATTTGAATCCAAAATGTGCCTCAGTCGCATTCTGCAGAACCTTGACGGACATAGCCGCATCAGCTCTGATCATGGGAAGGATGAAAGCAGATAAATATCATATGATAGGCAAGCTTCCTGTGATCACTTGAGATCGAGGTTGCTAAACATGTATGAAGTTCGTTATACGGTCTGACCTCCCAAATACCCTCGCGCCGCGGTAGAATGATATGAATCAACCATCTGCAACTATTTCCGAACTCTTTGCACTTGTCATAGTACTTGTCATGGTCCGATTCCATCACTTTATACTCAACCCCACGACGGATGCTATAAGTCTTCACACATCAGACGACTTCTTCTTTATTCTGAAACTGCTGACTGACTTAGAACTCATCTACACTTGCGGTGTCATGTGAATCTCTAGCGCCAAATCCAGATCCGGTAACCCTTCCAGTCTCATCGCATCCAAGTCTAGAGCAGAAAAGTGCAGTGAGTACTGCTGAGTTCCCGAGCTCGATGCTCCACCAGTCCTAACAGGAATTCTCATCCCTATATTATCATCGCGGTCATCATCAATTGTGGCAGACTCGACATCATCTTCATCCCCAAGGACAACTTCCACCACATTTGGTTCTCCAACCGCCCCAAAAATCGAAATCATAACATGGGCATTTATGTTAGCACCCATTTCTGCAGTCTCATCGCGGTGTAGATCACCTGCAAAAGATGGAGATGCCACCAAAAATTCCACAAATGCAATTACGGGCAGAGATGAAGACGCAACAACAGAGGTTGAACTGGAGGCCGCTGGAATTGGTATTGATTGATGATTCCGGTTCGATCCTCCTGAGTAGAGACTACATCCACAACCTTGGCCAATAGTTCAGGGATTCTCACATAAGAAAACTGGCAATGATAATGAAATAAAACTTGTAGATTCTCGTCACTGTCTATCACAAACAAGTTGTACTTCATCCTTTCGCGAACTacagaaatcaaaattttgtaatataacTTCTCTATCCGTTTCATTTCCTGCAGACCTAATTTCTGTAGAACGGTAttctaaaaatcaacaaaactCATAGAAGCTCTAATAACGATACTCAACGTATCTTTATAAGTAAATTTTATACTcgattatgtttttttttttaaatggtgCCTTTGTAGTACACAAAAACTAGAAAACCTCTTCACTAACCATTGTGAATTTACCTCAATTCAATACTCTGATTCTATTTATATCACACGCTCCTTAAGTAAATCGAATTAAATCAGTTCgatttaatcatatgcattgctttctTAGTAAATTGAAGCTAAAAGCTTTGATTTTCCATGAGGAACTCCTTGTGTAAATCGAATCATATAGATTCGAATTACATGTATTGGCCTTCCACAATGTAGATCGAATCATGTTGTTTCGAATTGCATAATACCCTAGTAAATCAAATTATATTGTTTTCATTTATATGAAATGAGTGTAAATCGAAATAACTTGCTTCGATTTACATAGAAATAAGGCATGCACGTAATGTTTTTTACTTTAGGGGATCCATGTAATTTTCTCCTCCAATTCATTTGTTTAAGTGATTTGTCCTAAAAatgacaaatgaatttttggTCAATGATATAAGAAGTCTTCAAAGGACcataagttaaaaaatattttaataacttCTAAACGGTTAAAAATTTTCATGTGTCACGATTATGATATTTATTGTGTcatggttaaaaaattttagtattatttGCTATACCTCTTGTATATAAGTTCAATTGACGCTGAGACGTCGTTTGTCTCATTAACCTTGGCGAGGTTAACAACCCCACCATGGTCAACCCCATTGTGGTGAAAAACTGAAAATAGCCATGAACCTATCTTGGTTGGTCAAGCCAAGAATGCACCTCTCTCAAAGAGCCTCAAGAAAAATAAGTACACAacttatttcatattcaaatCAACTTCAACTTCATTTTACAAACAAATAGTACATGAGTTATTTATACTATTGAGAAAAGGAAAAACTTTCATGACttaagcaatgtgggactaataGATAACACAAAGTAACTAACCTACTAATTCTACTTGCTCCCGCGTCATTGTTCCTGAGTTGGAAAGAACTTTTGCGAGAAAAGACTTGTGACAGTAGATGATCTAATTGGTGAATCCACACCAAAAGATCCTATTGGTGACTCCACACTAAAAACTTGCATTCACAAATCAGATAAAATTTTACAAGACTCGTGGTAGTAGACTATCTCATTGACGAATCCACACCAAAAGATCCCATTAGCAAATCCATGCCAAAAACCTACAcccacaaatcaaataaaattctacTAAAGCAATGTGAAGGCCGTGAAGACCGACCTTGCTCTGATACAAAATTGACTCCAGAACATCGTTTGAGTCAATAATATATCAAAGTAagacaataatatataaaaattaccaCTTACAGTTTTGTATCATGAAAAGGCTATTCggcattttttttctattttcaaaatcatctaTAATTGAATTTGTGTCGAAAATAGCTGctaattctttttctatatagatGACCAAATTGTCTGCAAGAAATTCATCAGCCATCTTACTTCGGAGTCTTGTCTTAACAATTTTCATTGCTGAAAAAGCTCTTTCTATTGTTGCTGTAGACACTGGTAGAGTAAAAAAAAGACGTATTAATCTATCAACCATGTGATAAGTTCTTGATTTTCCTGTTTCTTGCAAGTTTTTTTCAGAAAGTGTACCAATGCCTTTCAAATGATTTGGTATATCATGCTGATAATGTTGCAACTGAGGTTTCAAAATATTTAGCTCATTAGAAGAAAAGTCAAGGGGATAAAACTTCTCTGCTAATTTGCTAATTTCTTCAATATTAAATGATTTGAAATTGTCCTTAGGATCTAAAGCACAACTCAAAGTCAAAAGCTCTATTGTTTGCTCATTAAATCTACTATTCAACTCTTGTATTTGAGAGTCAATTGTTGTCAAGAATACATCTATTCGATAATGATGCTCAACTGTCACACTTGGTTGACGAGATCGACCTCTTCCAAAAATATATTGTGCACTCATATTAGGGACTTCAATTTCATGCTTTTCACAAAAATCTTTAATATTTGCAAGAAAATTGCACCATCCACCGtctcttaattgttgaagaAGTAACTTTGATGTAGAAACAATATGTATTGCATTAAGAATATCTTGAGATTGTTGTTGTAGTGTTTGGCAAAGAACATTAGTGATTCCTATAATCTCTTTCATCAAGTGCAAAgtgaaaacaaattcaaatgacaATACTATTTTACTAACACCATAAGCCTCACCTCTTTGTGCATAAGTTGTCCCGTCTTCAATGATATTATTGAGAACAATGTTGGTAGCAGTAAACATTTTTACCAAACTGcaaatagaattaaagtgaGAGCTCCATCGAGTATCCCCAACTCTTTGTAAAGTGCTTATTTGATTCGCACATTTGCctgtttttaattcattttgagCAACCAAGTTTGTATTTTCAATTGCTTGAGATTCTTGTAATTGATCATGTCTTTTTGAAGAAGCACTAACAATAGTGACAATAGAGTTTAATTGAGTaaaaaattcatgaatttgaAGTACATCTCTTGAAGCTGCCACCAATGCTAATTGTAACATATGAGCAAAATAATGTACATAGTATGCTTGTGGAGAATCTTTAAGAAACAAAGCTTGCAAACCATTCCACTCACCCCGCATGTTGCTAGCACCATCATACCCTTGACCCCTAATATTTTCAACTTGGAAATTATAATAAGAAATGACAGAAATCAATTCTTTCTTTAAAGTTGTTGCACAAGTATCAGTGACATGCACAAGATCAAATAATCTCTCTTTAACAAAACCATCTAGAGCAACAAATCTCAAAATAATGGCCATTTGCTCCTTTTTAGATTCATCTCTAGCTTCATcaacaataatacaaaatttgGCATCTCCAATCTCTTCTCCAATTGAATTTCTCACCTTAGTAGCAAGAATATGTAGAATTTCTTTTTGGACATCATTTGAAGTATACTTAGCATTTTTTGGAGCATTTTTCAAAACATTCTTTTTCACTCTTTCATTGTAAGatcccaaaaattttaacatttccAAAAAGTTTCCTCTGTTGCTTGAACTTTGGCTTTCATCATGTCCTCTGTATGCACAACCTTGAAATGTCAACCATCTAATGCAATCTATAGATGCTCCTAGTCGAATTCGATTCTTTTCAATCTCTTCTGATGTTTGCTTATGAAGAAGTCTGTCAATATGTTGTGATTGTTTCATCAAATCATCACATGATTTCAGCGCCTTATGATGGAATGAGTTAGGACCTTTGCCAATGTGATTCAAAAGAGCACATTCTTTTCCACTATtcactttcttccaattcctgAAACCATTCTCAATAAAAGCATTTGAACCCGTATTGATTGAAGGTTccttagcaaaaaaaaaaaaagcacaaaaaacaATATATAGCATCATCTTCTATAGAATATTCTAACCAAGATGGGAACAATTTAAACCATGAAGCTTGAAAGCGACGATGACTTTTATTACCAGAAAATGGATAATTATCAAGAATTGGTTGATTTGGCCCAACTTTAATATAAGTCCGACGGATTTCATCTCTTTTATTTGGAGGAAACTTTCAAATCATTGGTCGCATTCTAAGATCTCTTTCCAAACGAAAAACATCCAGTTGATTTAGAAGAAGTCGTGGACGATTTGAGCTATTCAATAGAGAACTTGAAGTAATGAAATTTGATGACTCCTCAAGTATTGGAGTAGTAATAGTAGAagcatcttcattctcttgatcttttcttttaaaaaaaatgtatcaaTAGT is part of the Arachis duranensis cultivar V14167 chromosome 1, aradu.V14167.gnm2.J7QH, whole genome shotgun sequence genome and encodes:
- the LOC107472903 gene encoding uncharacterized protein LOC107472903, producing the protein MKSVGLILKLGQINQFLIIIHFLEPSINTGSNAFIENGFRNWKKVNSGKECALLNHIGKGPNSFHHKALKSCDDLMKQSQHIDRLLHKQTSEEIEKNRIRLGASIDCIRWLTFQGCAYRGHDESQSSSNRGNFLEMLKFLGSYNERVKKNVLKNAPKNAKYTSNDVQKEILHILATKVRNSIGEEIGDAKFCIIVDEARDESKKEQMAIILRFVALDGFVKERLFDLVHVTDTCATTLKKELISVISYYNFQVENIRGQGYDGASNMRGEWNGLQALFLKDSPQAYYVHYFAHMLQLALVAASRDVLQIHEFFTQLNSIVTIVSASSKRHDQLQESQAIENTNLVAQNELKTGKCANQISTLQRVGDTRWSSHFNSICSLVKMFTATNIVLNNIIEDGTTYAQRGEAYGVSKIVLSFEFVFTLHLMKEIIGITNVLCQTLQQQSQDILNAIHIVSTSKLLLQQLRDGGWCNFLANIKDFCEKHEIEVPNMSAQYIFGRGRSRQPSVTVEHHYRIDVFLTTIDSQIQELNSRFNEQTIELLTLSCALDPKDNFKSFNIEEISKLAEKFYPLDFSSNELNILKPQLQHYQHDIPNHLKGIVSTATIERAFSAMKIVKTRLRSKMADEFLADNLVIYIEKELAAIFDTNSIIDDFENRKKMPNSLFMIQNCFWHGFANGIFWCGFVNEIVYYHESCDLHRDETAEMGANINAHVMISIFGAVGEPNVVEVVLGDEDDVESATIDDDRDDNIGMRIPVRTGGASSSGTQQYSLHFSALDLDAMRLEGLPDLDLALEIHMTPQV